From Lycium ferocissimum isolate CSIRO_LF1 unplaced genomic scaffold, AGI_CSIRO_Lferr_CH_V1 ctg13289, whole genome shotgun sequence:
TTTCTTTCCACCTAAGTGCAAACAATAATAAAAGCATTTTTACTCAATGTGGTGGTTTCTATGATTTTTCTTCTTGTAGCAATGGTGCAAGTGGCAGTAGTAGTCATGCAAATGGGATTTCTTGGAAAAGTTTTCTAGAGCCTAGCTTAATGAATAGCATTCTGTTTATTGAACAAAATGCTCTTCACTGGAATAATGAAGAGAATGACATGACACAAGAGATGATATCATCTCCAAAGAATTCAAAAGAGACCGGAAAAAGGACAAAAGAAGGGGCTTCAACTACTGTGCTAGTCAAGGGTCAGTGGACCGAAGAAGAAGACAGGTGACGATGGCATAATTAAATTCATCTCTGCTTCAAACcaacaaacaacaaaaaaatattagtttttATCTCTCTGTTTGTGTTATGTCCAAAAGTTCGATTTacattttgatgattttttatGTTGCCCATAATTTGAAGAGAAATAGTTTAAACTGAACTTTTAATTTGCATGTAACACTTTGTTTTGTGGATTATGAAGGAAATTGGTGAAGTTGGTAAAGCAGTTTGGAATAAGGAGATGGGCTCAGATAGCTGAGAATATGGTCGGTAGAGCAGGAAAACAGTGTCGCGAGAGATGGCATAACCATTTGCGTCCAGATATCAAGGTTTTcccacctttttaaaaaataaattcttcatcATTGTCTTCTGATAAGTTTgtggttttattttattttttcattaagACTAACACTTACTTGACTACTTTGGGAgtgatttttcatctttttatatCCTTGGGCTTCCTACCAAATAGAAGTGTTTAATTTCAAACTTATAACTGCAAAGGTAATCTTAGTACATCTATTTTTATAATCACTAAGATTTTCTCCATCTATTATTCTTTGACTAGCCTAGCATctaaatttttgaagttttaCCAAAATGTGTGCTTTCTTTTACCAGTTTAGAAAAAAGTTTACCTTTTAGACTCATTTTTGGGGAGAGATGCTTTTATTTTtgcaccttaatttttttaaaatctttgaCTAATTTTTGCACTCTATTTTCTTTTATCACAAGAATTTACTTCAAGAAAGTGTCTCCAATTTGTACTTTTGGTATGTGCATCTTGGCACATGAAAATTTAGAATATATACTACTATATAGCACACTTTGCTTCTTTCACCGAATTTCAGCCTCTATTTTCATGTGGTTGTAGAAACTTTTCTTTGACtataaaaaacatgaaaatttgTTATAAAAGTTATGCCACCTCATTGGAAAAGTTATTAATCAGATTTCATGTAATTTATGAGCACATTTTTTCCTTGTCTCATTTTGTCTTTAAGttctcatatttttttcttttttgggtttCTTTATTGATTCACTTGCTTCAGAAAGACACAtggagtgaagaagaagaattgacGTTAGTGGAAGCACATAAGCAAATAGGAAACAAA
This genomic window contains:
- the LOC132042099 gene encoding transcription factor MYB119-like, with protein sequence MEGGEGEGSAYQPYQTLTNLSVFQQGPSLTATNTFLRSHQSPFSFHLSANNNKSIFTQCGGFYDFSSCSNGASGSSSHANGISWKSFLEPSLMNSILFIEQNALHWNNEENDMTQEMISSPKNSKETGKRTKEGASTTVLVKGQWTEEEDRKLVKLVKQFGIRRWAQIAENMVGRAGKQCRERWHNHLRPDIKKDTWSEEEELTLVEAHKQIGNKWAEIAKRIPGRTENAIKNHWNAAKRRQNSGETS